The genomic interval GGGCGCCCAACGGACCGGCACCCCGAAATCCACCACCGCCTGCCGCGCTCCGACCCGATCCGCCAGCTTTCCCCAAGCGGCCAGACCGAATACCACCGCAAGCCCCAACCGAACGACCCACACCCCGTACTCGGCCATGCTCGCACCATCCCACACGCGGTGCCGCGGTGAAAGGTGAATGGCGAGAACGGTTTTCGACGGGCCGGTGCCTGACCGTACGGTTTGTGAAATCCACGGTCCGGTGCACGCCCGACGCTGGAGAACCCCTCCGGCAAGAGGATTGGGCGTTCGCAGCCGAAGACCGTGGGGCCAATAGGTACTCGGTAAAGGCATGCGCTGCAACTGCCGAGCTATCGCCGAGGCCCAGTCGCCTCGTCCACCTGATCACCCCGGCGCGCGGCGACGACGACCGCCACCAGCGTCAACAGACAGCCGAGCACCGAAAGTGGTGACAGGCCAACGCTGGTGGGGATCAGCAGATCGAGGACCAGCGCGGTCGTGAGTTGTCCGGCTACCGAGGTGAGGCCGAACAGCAGAACACTGATCCAGCGAACGGTCACCGCCGCCAGCGCGATGAACGCGACACCGATCAGGCCGCCGAGGTAAAGCCATGGCGCGGTCGGGAATTCGGCCGGACCGCCGATGGTGACCAGCACCAGCGTCTCGATGACGAGCAGGGCGGCGAGTCCGATCGCGAAGTTCACCAACGTCGCCGAGAACGGGCCGCCGACCGCACCGACCCGCCCGTTCACGGCCTGCTGCCACGCCAGCCCGATTCCCGCCAGCGCGGGCAGCACGATCAGCAGCACCGAGGGCGCGTTCCGCATCGACTCCGGCAACGCGAGCACACCCGCCGACCCACCGGAACGATCCATCCCCGCCAGCAACACCGCCCCCACCGCCAGCGCGGCGCCGCCGCTGCGAAAAACAGTCACCGGCGCAGACCCGCTCGGCGCCAAACCGAGCCGGTCCACCACCAAACTGCTCACCAACTGCCCCGCCACCGCCGCCACCGTAAACGCGGTAACGCCGACCGCGGTCACCGTCAGCCCCTGACAGGCGACAAACAGCGCACCGCACAAGCCGCCCAGCAACTGCCAAGGCCGCAACACCCCTTCGGCAAGCCCCCGCCGCACCCTGCCCAGCCCATCCCGCAATCGCGCACTGAACCCGAACGCCACGCCCAGCAGGACCAACCCCACCGCGAAACTCA from Nocardia goodfellowii carries:
- a CDS encoding DMT family transporter, with translation MDGRTRLGVGFGFCVGAGVAVQSRINGALGARLQDGIAAAAVSFAVGLVLLGVAFGFSARLRDGLGRVRRGLAEGVLRPWQLLGGLCGALFVACQGLTVTAVGVTAFTVAAVAGQLVSSLVVDRLGLAPSGSAPVTVFRSGGAALAVGAVLLAGMDRSGGSAGVLALPESMRNAPSVLLIVLPALAGIGLAWQQAVNGRVGAVGGPFSATLVNFAIGLAALLVIETLVLVTIGGPAEFPTAPWLYLGGLIGVAFIALAAVTVRWISVLLFGLTSVAGQLTTALVLDLLIPTSVGLSPLSVLGCLLTLVAVVVAARRGDQVDEATGPRR